The genomic interval CCGCCCGATGCTCGTCCAGCAGCGGCGCCCGACCACGCGGCTCGGGCATGGTCTCGGTCATCTTGATGGGGCTGCCCGCGACAGTCATCACCTCGTCGGAACCGGGCTGGGCCACGTCGGCGAGCATCTCCCGGTCGTGGACGTGCGGATCGGCGAAGATATCCGCAGTGTCCTGTACGGGCGCGGCCGGGACGCGGCCGGCCAGTCGCTCCAGAATCTCGTCGGTCGCGTGTTCGCGGGTCCAGTCCGCAATCGCCTCGCGGAGCGACTCCCGGTTGGCCCGCCGACTGGACGCGTCCGGGTACTCCGCGGCCAAATCGGGCCGGTCCATCGCCGCACAGAGCGTCTCCCAGTGGCCGTCCGAAAAGGCCGCGACGACGACGTAGCCGTCGCCAGCCTCGAAGGCGTCGTAGGGGAACAGCGTCGGGTGGGAGTTGCCCTGTCTCGTGGGTGCGTCGCCGTCACAGGAGTACTGATACACCGCGCGTTCGGCCAGCGAGACCATGCAGTCGTACATCGCGGTGTCGACGTACTGGCCCTCGCCGGTCCGCTCCCGGTGGTGGACCGCGGCGAGAATCCCCACCGCGTTCAGGGCGGCGGTGAAGATGTCGCCGACGCCCGGCCCCACCTTCGTCGGCGGGCCGTCCGCCTGACCCGTGATCTCCATCACGCCGCCAAGCGCCTGCGCGATGAGGTCGAAGGAGGGCTGGCCCTGGCGGTCCGTCTCGCCCGTGCGCGGGTCGCCAAAGCCCCGAATCGAGGAGTAGATTAGCTGGGGGTTGCGTTCCAGCAGTGTCTCGTAACTCAGGTCGAACCGTTCCATGGTCCCGGCTTTGAAGTTCTCGACGACCACGTCGGCGCGTTCGACAAGCGAGAGGAAGGCCTCGCGGTCGGCGTCAGTACGGAGGTCGAGTTCCAGCGAGCGCTTGCCGCGGTTGACGCTCTGGAAGTAGCCGCCGTAGGCTTCCGACTCGGCGTCGGAGACGTACGGCGGGTTCTCCCGGATGAGGTCCCCGCCTGGGCGCTCGACCTTTACCACATCTGCGCCCATGTCCGCGAGCAACATCGTACAGTACGGCCCGGCGAGGACCTGTGTGAGGTCGAGCACCCGCAGGTCGGCAAGCGCGCTCATGGGGGAACCGAGTGACGGCGGGGGCTTAAACTTTGGCGATAAATCATTATAGATTCCTAAAGGAGGTATTATCATGAAAGACCATTAGGTTTATTGTTGCGCCCCGACCACCACTGAGCACATGCCCCGTACCGTCATCCTCGGCGTGATCGGCTCCGACGCACACGTCGTCGGTATCACGATTCTCGAGCAGGCGCTGTCGGCCGCTGGCTTCGACGTCGTCAACCTCGGCGTCCAGACCTCACAGGCCGACTTCGTCACCGCCGCCAAAGCCAACGACGCCGAGGCGGTACTGGTGTCTTCCCTGTACGGACACGCCCGGCAGGACTGCGAGGGGTTCCACGACCGGCTCGCGGAAGCCGGCGTCGACGTGCCCACGTACGTCGGCGGGAACCTCGCCGTGGGACAGGACGACTTCGAGGCCACGCGCGAGCGGTTCCGCGAGATGGGTTTCGACCGGGTCTTCGACGCCGAGACCGACCCGGAGGAGGCCATCGCCGCCCTGCGCCGTGACCTCAGGATAACCACGACAGAGGGCGAGCAGGTCAGGGTCGACAGCTGACCATGCCCACAGACACGAAACTGCCCGCCGACGAGCTACAGCGCATCGCACACGACCTGCGCGACGACTGGCACACCGGACGAACGGTGGACTTCGAGGAGGCCGTCGCCTTCCACGAGTCGCTGCCGGCCGAAAAGCGGTTCGCCCGCGTGCTCGAATCCGCCGACCGGCCGCTGCTCCAGCCCCGCGCCGGCGTCCCCTGTCTGGAAGACCAGATAGACCTCCTGCGCTATCTGCACGATGAGGGCGGCGCCGACCTCCTTCCCACGACCATCGATTCGTACACGCGGGACAACCAGTACGAGAAGGCGGAGGAGGGGTTGTCGGCGTCCAGAAACGGGGACGACGAGC from Halomicroarcula saliterrae carries:
- the glmS gene encoding methylaspartate mutase subunit S produces the protein MPRTVILGVIGSDAHVVGITILEQALSAAGFDVVNLGVQTSQADFVTAAKANDAEAVLVSSLYGHARQDCEGFHDRLAEAGVDVPTYVGGNLAVGQDDFEATRERFREMGFDRVFDAETDPEEAIAALRRDLRITTTEGEQVRVDS
- the mct gene encoding succinyl-CoA:mesaconate CoA-transferase, whose amino-acid sequence is MSALADLRVLDLTQVLAGPYCTMLLADMGADVVKVERPGGDLIRENPPYVSDAESEAYGGYFQSVNRGKRSLELDLRTDADREAFLSLVERADVVVENFKAGTMERFDLSYETLLERNPQLIYSSIRGFGDPRTGETDRQGQPSFDLIAQALGGVMEITGQADGPPTKVGPGVGDIFTAALNAVGILAAVHHRERTGEGQYVDTAMYDCMVSLAERAVYQYSCDGDAPTRQGNSHPTLFPYDAFEAGDGYVVVAAFSDGHWETLCAAMDRPDLAAEYPDASSRRANRESLREAIADWTREHATDEILERLAGRVPAAPVQDTADIFADPHVHDREMLADVAQPGSDEVMTVAGSPIKMTETMPEPRGRAPLLDEHRAELLGEERVDSGREVAESDD